agtgtagcgaaatgcttgtgcttctagttccgacaatgcagtaataacaacaagtaatctaacctaacaattccacaactactaccttatacacgcaagtgtaaagggataaagaatatgtacataaagatatatgaatgagtgatggtacagaacggcataggcaagatgcagtagatggtatagagtacggtatatacatatgagatgggtactgtagggtatgtaaacataaagtggcatagtttaaagtggctagtggtacatgtattacataaagatggcaagatgcagtagatgatatagagtacagtatatacatatacatatgagatgggtaatgtagtgtatgtaaacattatattaagtggcattgtttaaagtggctagtggtacatttttacataatttccatcaattctaatttttaaagtggctggagttgagtcagtatgttggcagcggccgctaaatgttagtggtggctgtttaacagtctgatggccttgagatagaagctgtttttcagtctctcggtcccagctttgatgcacctgtactgacctcgccttctggatggtagcggggtgaacaggcagtggcttgggtggttgttgtccttgatgatctttatggccttactgtgacatcgggtggtgtaggtgtcctggagggcatacACAGCATGTGAGCAGGtggatgtgtgagagagaagagcaggagtGGGAGATATATGGAAGGAGGAAAGTaggaaggggaagagatggaggaagggggagggagggaggtagaactGTCTGGAAATCATTCAGGCAGAAGGCAGATGTTCCAGATGTCTCTGATGTAGCTGTAACAGAAgcagaaacacacatacagtatgggcAGAGTGGTCCAGAGGGTGTATTGAGGAttgttgtttttcttcttctaatTTAGCCAACGCCAGTTCAATGGGCCGAATCAAACAGGGCAGCTAATTGCTCTGATTAGAACATGAAGCCCACAAACAGATGGGAAAGGTCAATGCACCACTACGCCACAGGCATTCCAATCCAACAGTCATAGTGACGTTTCCTCTACGGTTAGAAGAGTTTCTGTGAATCACTGTTCCGCTCATTGAGATGCTGTTGGATTGTCTTGTAAATCATTGAGattatctcttccctctcttacACACCATGTGTATACAAACACATGCGCAGCAGTCATCCTAATTATAGCCACCAAGCCTCAAGAAAAAACATCCAACAGTACAGAGATCATTTCTGTGGTTTAGCATAGATCAGTACTCATTTTAACCCAAAGGTGTCATGGTTATGATTTGAAAATTAGATTTGAAAATTAAGTTACAGCTTTGGAATGAGATTATATCAGCAGGTTGGTATAAAATAATTTAGTTAAAGACACAGGATATTCCTGAGATTCTTTAAATTCGTTTATAGTCATATAATCAGTCCCGTTGTCTGTAGTATTTCTGTACCTGATGCTGCTGCAGACTCTAATGTGGTTCCTGTGGTTGGTCTCCCCCCCTGCAGGTGGCTGAAGGTAGTTCTGTGCAGCCACATGCGCAATCTATGGATGGTGCTCATGGCCCTCACTGTGCTCTGTGTGGCCATCCAGATCCTAGGAGTCGTCTGGCAATCCAGGTGAGTCTGGTGCTACtgtacatacagatgtaggatctttatttgatcaacctgttgcaggagaactttcctgggtagcaggaaatgtaaaacttttaGTCTATTTTAGGTTATAAAAAGTTTTTAAAGATTTGTCATTTCCATGTAGACGTTTTAGGCTTGATTTTAAATTATGAAAAATGTAACATCCACTACAAAAATgtacattaattataatccacttaATTAAAATGTTCTGTTGCTACAGGATCATTTtcatgctgtagcaaactggctcaaattaagatcctacatctgtagctatTGGGTCAGATCTTCATACTACCTGGATTGATATTACTAGCAGTGAAACCAGAGAGGAATGGGTGAAATGAGAGGATTTTTCTATGAGAGAATGTCGAATTGAGTGAGGCTTGTTTGATCGAatatacattcggaaagtattcagacccctttactttttccacattttgttacgttacagccttattctaaaattcattaaattgttatttttcccctcatcaatctacacacaacacccaataatgacaaagcaaacatttataaaaatgtaaaaaaataaaaaaaacacatttacataagtattcagactctttactcagaactttgttgaagtacctttggcagcgattacagcttcgagtcttcttgggtatgacgctacacgcttggcacacctgtatttgggcagtttctcccattcttccctgcagatcctctcaagctctgtcaggttggatggggatcgtcgctgcaaggctattttcaggtctctccagagatgttagatcgggttcaagtccgggctctggacattcggagacttgtcccgaagcctctcctgcattgtcttggctgtgtacttagggtcgttgtcctgttggaaggtgaacctttgccccagtctgaggtcctgagcgctctgcagcagattttcatcaaggatctctctgtactttgctctgttcatttttccctcgatcctgactagtctcccagtccctgccgctgaaaaacatccccaaagcatgatgctgccaccaccatgcttcaccatagggatggtgccaggtttcctccagacgtgatgctttgcattcaggccaaagagttcggcattcaggccaaagagtttaatcttggtttcatcagaccagagaatattgtttctcatggtctgagagtccttttggtggcttttggcaaactccaagcgggctgtcatatgccttttactgggaagtggcttccgtctggccactctaccataaagacctgattggtggagtgctgcagagatggttgtccttctggaagattctcccatctccacagaggaactctggagctctgtcagagtgaccattgggtacttggtcacctccctgaccaaggcccttctcccccgattgctcagtttggccaggcggccacctctaggaagagtcttggtggttccaaacttccttcatttaagaatgatggaggccactgtgtcttggggaccttcaatgatgcagaaatgttttagtaaccttccccagatatgtgcacaatcctgtctctatggacaattcctttgacctcatggcttggtttttgctctgacgtgcactgtcagctgtggaaccttatataggcaggtgtgtgcatttccaaatcatgtccaatcaattgaatttaccacaggtggaagtTGTAGAAGCCtctaaagttgtagaaacatctaaaggatgGTCAACGGAAACAGGGTggccctgagctcaatttcaaatcttctagcaaagggtctgaatacttatgtaaataaggtttctgttttatttatttttataaatttgcaaacatttaaaaaaaactgttttcactttgtcattatggtgcatTGTAATTGAACATGTAAAACatgtaatttaatcaattttagaataaggctgtaacgtaacaaaaaaaaaaagtaaaaagtaaagcggtctgaatactttctgaatgcactgtaagtttTGCAACCTTTAGTCTGTTACAAatgtactgatataagtggatGCACTTGGAATTCTGACAACTTTGAGAAAAACCACTGTTGTTCACACGCGTATCTGCCCTTTCATTGGCTAGAATAGTCCCACCTGATCGCGCCTGCCTTCAATCATTGAGGACATGTATTTTGATTGTTAGAGTGGTCACTCTCCTaacttgtcaatataatagatcatGTTTGGTGAAACTAACAAGCTTTTACATTCCACTTCACTGTTCTGGATAATTGTTTTGTTTTGAAACAGGCTGACAGTGATTGGCTAACTGTAGTCTAACACTGTTTGGTTTCAGGAACGATAAGATGTTAAGCGAGAAGCTCCTGAATGTGCAGTTCACCATCAAGATCCAGAGAACGCTCCCGACAGAGCAGAGGGACTGGGTGCGCTTGCGCTCTTCGCACGCCCCTGTCGTAGAAGAGGAAATGAGGTCACAGGAGGAAGGAGCTCTTAAACAACGGGCCAAAGGGAACCAGAAGGTAGCAGAACATCAACATAGTAGAGATGAGCCAGGGGTGGAGAGGCGTGTCCAGAAGCATCACCAACATCTAAAGCTCTCATACACTGTCAATAAGGTCAAAGACTCTAGGAAAGAGGCAAGGGGTAAAGTTTCAGCAGTAAAGGCAGCCCTGCCCAAAGTCACACTGGGTGATGATGAGTTGCATTTGGGGGTTCCTGGGTCTGTAGTTCTCCAGCTGGGCCACCCACCTATCAAAGTGGTATCCACCTTACCTTACAAACCTCCCGAACTCCCCTCAGCCAATCTACTGAAGAGTAGAAACAGCCCCGCCCCTTTAGGCACCAACTCTGTAGTTGCCGGGGTGATAAATGAGGTGAAATCGGAGATAGCCAGCGCCACCTGTCGGCCGAAGAACCACATTGTCTTTCTCAAGACGCACAAAACGGCCAGCAGCACCATCCTGAACATTTTATATCGTTATGGCGACAGCCGCAATCTGACCTTCGCCCTTCCACTGAACAAGCACAGCCAGCTGTTCTATCCCTTCTTCTTCGCCTCACACTTTGTGGAGGGAGTGAGGAGCCGCAGTGTCAAAGAGTTCAACATCATGTGCAACCACATGAGGTTCAGACCAGCAGAGGTGAGTTCTATCATcatagcacaggaggttggtggcactttaattggggaggacgggcttgtgttaatgtctggagcggaatcagtgaaATGCTATTAGATACATCAAACACATTGTttccatcaaacacatggttctaGTGTGCTTGATGCCTTTCCATTTGCTCTGTCTTGGCCAgtattatgagccatccttccCTAAGCAGCCTCCACTGCATCATAGGTAATATTGAGGTTCAGACTAACACAAGATTAATTTTACTAGATTTTTTTGCCAATAATTGTTAAATTATTATATGCCACCAAGGCATCCCACTAACACATTTTGTTCTTGTTTTGGTCTTTTTCTGTTGTGTCTCAGGTGAGGAAAGTGATGCCCCAGGACACGTTCTACTTCTCCATCCTGAAGAACCCCGTTGCCATGATGGAGTCCATCTTCATCTACTACAAGAGCATCCCCGCCTTCCACAAGGCCCGCAGCCTGGACGACTTCCTTGACAATGGTTGGCGTGGTTACAACACCTCCCTGCCCAACAACCATTATGCCCGTAACATCCTGACCTTTGACTTTGGCTTCGACAACAACGTCGCAACAGAGACGCCCGGAGACCTGGAGACGCGGGGCGCCAAAGCCATTGGCGCCATCGAGCAGGACTTCCACCTCATCCTCATCTCAGAGTACTTTGACGAGTCCATGATCCTGCTCAAGCGCGCCCTCTGCTGGTCTCTGGACGATGTCGTCTCCTTTAAGTTGAACAGCCGAAGCGAGCGCACACGGCACATGCTCTCCCCGCACACCGCCGACAAGATCAGAGCCTGGAATGCCCTTGACTGGCAGCTCTACCTGCACTTTAACATCACCTTCTGGCGACGCGTGGACACTACTGTGGGGCGTGAGGAGATGAGGCGGGAGGTGACTCGGCTGCAGGAGCGACGTGCCGAACTAGCCAATATCTGCCTGAAGGATGGTGGTGCAGTGGACCCGTCGCAGGTGAAGGACGCCGGGCTGAAGCCCTTCCAGTACGGGGCGGCCATCATCCAGGGCTACAACCTGAACCCTGGGCTGGTCGGGCCCACCAAAACACACTGTCAGAACCTGGTCACTCCAGAGCTGCAGTACACAGACACTCTCTACACCAAGCAGTTCCCTGAGCTTGccgccaggcagagacaggctgCCAAACTGGCCGCCTCACAGCGTCAGCCTAGTTCAGTTAAGGTCAACCCGAACAAAGTAGCCATGATTGGGCCGGTGAGGGTGAGAGAGGCCCGACACAGTAGGACAGACAGGAGTGGACATAGAAACCCTCACGCTCAGAAACAAAATGACCTCCCCTTAAGTGCCCTGTCTAAAATCACTGCAGCTAGAAGTGACAGAAACATGCCTTAAGGGGGAGCTCTTTCAACACAGACTGGGGACTAGTGGGACGATCCACAGGAGCTCATTGCTGCTGTGTACTGGGGTCTTTTTAAGCTGAACAGCCAATGGCTATGTTTTGTCTGTACAGTGAGGTCCTTTCGCTGCACATTATGCTCACTCTGGCTGGTTGCAGTGCACAGGGCCAGTTGGCTGACTTTGGCGGCACTAGGATAAGCTCTAGTGTTTCTGCCCAACGATGCTGGACCTGTGtgggtggaggggatggagttGGGGGACGAAGAGAAGGAAgagtaggaaggagaaggagagtgcACCTGGGGTGACTGTCCTGCCTTGACTGGTTGGACTGAAAGTAGCCTTTTGTGGCACACATCTCCTAAACCCTCTCATCTAATATTTCCCCTTGATCTTGTTACACACTGAGGTTTACAATTTGAACCCTTGGGGTGTATAGTCGtgaccaaaagttttgagaatgacacaaatattaattttcacaaagtctgctgcctcagtttgaatgatgtcaatttgcatatactccagaatgtcatgaagagtgatcagatgaattgcaatcatttgcaaagtctctctttgccatgcaaatgaactgaataccCCCAAAAACATGtgcactgcatttcagccctgccacaaaaggaccagctgacatcatgtcagtgattctctcgttaacacaggtgtgagtgttgacgaggacaaggctggagatcactctgtcatgctgtttgagttcgaataacagactggaaacttcaaaaggagggtggtgcttggaatcattgttcttcctctgtcaatcatggttacctgcaaggaaacacgtgccatcatcattgatttgcacaaaaagggcttcacaggcaaggatattgctgccagtaagattgcacctaaatcaaccatttatcggatcatcaaaaacttcaaggagagcggttcaattgttgtgaagaaggcttcagggcgcccaagaaagtccagcaagtgccaggaccgtctcctaaagttgattcagcagcgggatcggggcaccaccagtacagagcttgctcaggaatggcagcaggcaggtgtgagtgcatctgcacgcacagtgaggcgaagacttttggaggatggcctggtgtcaagaagggcagcaaagaagccacttctctccaggaaaaacatcatggacagactgatattctgcaaaaggtacagggattggactgctgaggactggggtaaagtcattgtctctgatgaatcccctttccgattgtttggggcatccggaaaaaagcttgtccggagaagacaaggtgagcgctaccatcagtcctgtgtcataccaac
The sequence above is drawn from the Salvelinus fontinalis isolate EN_2023a chromosome 24, ASM2944872v1, whole genome shotgun sequence genome and encodes:
- the LOC129822364 gene encoding galactose-3-O-sulfotransferase 2-like, which translates into the protein MPPSPRKSIKERELFSLTSSLPCCSWLKVVLCSHMRNLWMVLMALTVLCVAIQILGVVWQSRNDKMLSEKLLNVQFTIKIQRTLPTEQRDWVRLRSSHAPVVEEEMRSQEEGALKQRAKGNQKVAEHQHSRDEPGVERRVQKHHQHLKLSYTVNKVKDSRKEARGKVSAVKAALPKVTLGDDELHLGVPGSVVLQLGHPPIKVVSTLPYKPPELPSANLLKSRNSPAPLGTNSVVAGVINEVKSEIASATCRPKNHIVFLKTHKTASSTILNILYRYGDSRNLTFALPLNKHSQLFYPFFFASHFVEGVRSRSVKEFNIMCNHMRFRPAEVRKVMPQDTFYFSILKNPVAMMESIFIYYKSIPAFHKARSLDDFLDNGWRGYNTSLPNNHYARNILTFDFGFDNNVATETPGDLETRGAKAIGAIEQDFHLILISEYFDESMILLKRALCWSLDDVVSFKLNSRSERTRHMLSPHTADKIRAWNALDWQLYLHFNITFWRRVDTTVGREEMRREVTRLQERRAELANICLKDGGAVDPSQVKDAGLKPFQYGAAIIQGYNLNPGLVGPTKTHCQNLVTPELQYTDTLYTKQFPELAARQRQAAKLAASQRQPSSVKVNPNKVAMIGPVRVREARHSRTDRSGHRNPHAQKQNDLPLSALSKITAARSDRNMP